A part of Hydrogenobacter sp. T-8 genomic DNA contains:
- the flgL gene encoding flagellar hook-associated protein FlgL has protein sequence MKVPDNLLFSLFQEQDARIRKQLAEKSLEISTGRKYQSISDDPSATYKVLELKKDISQLSQYSKNRLFADTTLSYVDFNLGKITDTLNLLYAKTIQAKNQVLQSDQLMSIGELFSASLRSLLDRVNDQLGGNYIFGGASLTQKPFDENTLDYKASTEDFKVWLSDNLKVDALLNGAETFGLNVAISRASFSSPATNFNTSGALNISVGNTLINVNYTTTQTLNDLVEVINTNHSSLLQAKVSQNPDGTYSLMLMPVDISKDISVSDTSGGDFDVGTVDFYSPNVLQAVKRVGEKLSSALYPDDADLMLLQRAFDRVSFRRSQVGSVLSQVKNLQPLQENLSDNLNKQKSDLEDADLSQSIMDYTRYRLAYEALMRIIADQRDMSILRYLR, from the coding sequence ATGAAAGTGCCCGATAATTTGCTCTTTTCCCTATTTCAGGAGCAGGATGCCAGGATAAGGAAACAGCTTGCAGAAAAGTCTCTGGAGATTTCCACTGGTAGGAAGTATCAAAGTATATCCGACGACCCATCTGCTACATACAAGGTGCTTGAGCTCAAAAAGGATATATCCCAGCTTTCCCAATATTCAAAAAACAGGCTCTTTGCGGACACAACCCTTAGCTATGTGGACTTTAACCTTGGAAAGATAACAGACACCCTGAACCTTCTCTATGCCAAAACCATACAGGCAAAGAACCAAGTGCTTCAATCTGACCAACTTATGTCAATAGGAGAGCTTTTTTCCGCAAGCCTTAGGTCTCTTCTTGATAGGGTAAATGACCAGCTGGGAGGCAACTATATTTTTGGAGGTGCAAGCCTCACCCAAAAACCCTTTGACGAGAACACCCTTGACTATAAAGCTTCCACAGAGGACTTTAAGGTATGGCTCTCGGACAATCTCAAAGTGGACGCCCTTCTAAATGGTGCGGAGACCTTTGGTCTTAATGTAGCCATATCAAGGGCTAGCTTCTCAAGCCCCGCCACCAACTTCAACACTTCAGGTGCTTTGAACATAAGCGTGGGAAATACTCTCATAAATGTAAACTACACCACAACCCAAACCCTCAATGACCTTGTAGAGGTTATAAACACCAACCATTCAAGCCTTCTTCAGGCAAAGGTGAGCCAAAACCCTGATGGCACATATTCCCTTATGCTTATGCCAGTGGACATAAGCAAGGATATTTCTGTCTCCGATACAAGTGGTGGAGACTTTGATGTGGGGACTGTGGACTTTTACTCTCCGAATGTGCTTCAGGCGGTAAAAAGGGTAGGAGAAAAGCTCTCCTCCGCCCTGTATCCTGATGATGCGGACCTCATGCTCTTGCAGAGAGCCTTTGACAGGGTTTCTTTCAGAAGGTCTCAAGTGGGTAGCGTGTTATCTCAAGTCAAAAATCTCCAGCCTTTGCAGGAAAATCTTAGTGATAACCTAAATAAACAGAAATCCGACCTTGAGGATGCGGACCTTTCTCAAAGCATAATGGACTACACCCGCTATAGGTTGGCTTACGAAGCCCTTATGCGCATAATTGCAGACCAGAGGGATATGAGTATACTTAGGTATTTAAGATAA
- the flgK gene encoding flagellar hook-associated protein FlgK — MFGATFGIVAQGLELFRKSADIRNRNTLNANNPDYAQEDPVIKSFAPVGIKLEDILRSQNFYYMSLRNQKLSVVSSLDTTIKGNAQVENLFQEFTQGLGGSEYINRFFTAYQNLMKEPTNEGARSELLNSAQSLIAYLRDRRRDMDKSLAGTHYDMRQYINKINTLTKKIASINQEILTGYAQTYARGKDYKNLLDERDSYLRELSELINIQVQEDDIGRVRVETSQGFVLVEDRYSWELKYDAGNRRVLWKSKDGSEVDISNLISGGRLRGLLEFQQDLQDYINQLEGTAKRLISQVKVPLNAQATTNWFWFKNVSDPNAPLGFSGSITFNFPGGPVVLNYSSTDSLNDVVNAINANLGGSFSASLIQNPDGTYTMRITANNPSYTIEDSNNLIYRSEPLFTGTGIGDMALNPNINNYIQNLDYEKVDEFMDFSRGWWEDVKVIYNGLVDSVASRQRDLRTRYDIENALLNSLNARLQEMQGVSVDNEFIELMKLQRSYEALARTINAMDEMLQATLNMV; from the coding sequence ATGTTTGGTGCTACCTTTGGTATAGTGGCTCAGGGGCTTGAACTTTTTAGAAAGTCTGCGGATATAAGGAACAGGAACACACTGAACGCTAACAACCCAGACTACGCCCAAGAGGACCCGGTGATAAAGAGCTTTGCACCGGTGGGCATAAAGTTGGAGGATATCCTCCGAAGTCAAAACTTCTACTACATGTCCTTGAGAAACCAAAAACTCTCCGTGGTGTCCTCCCTTGACACCACCATAAAGGGCAACGCTCAGGTGGAGAACCTCTTTCAGGAGTTTACGCAGGGGCTCGGTGGCAGTGAATACATAAACCGCTTCTTTACCGCCTACCAAAACCTAATGAAAGAGCCTACCAACGAAGGAGCAAGGAGCGAACTATTGAACTCCGCCCAGAGCCTTATTGCCTACCTAAGGGACAGAAGAAGGGATATGGACAAAAGCCTTGCAGGCACCCACTATGACATGAGGCAATACATAAACAAGATAAACACCCTAACAAAGAAGATAGCCAGTATAAACCAAGAAATACTCACGGGCTATGCCCAGACCTATGCACGGGGTAAGGATTACAAAAACCTGCTGGACGAAAGGGATAGCTACCTGAGGGAGCTTTCGGAGCTTATAAATATTCAGGTGCAAGAAGATGATATTGGAAGGGTAAGGGTAGAAACCAGTCAGGGCTTTGTGCTTGTAGAAGACCGATACAGCTGGGAGCTAAAGTATGATGCGGGCAACAGAAGGGTCTTGTGGAAGTCAAAGGATGGCTCAGAGGTGGACATAAGTAATCTTATAAGCGGTGGAAGGCTTAGGGGGCTTTTGGAATTCCAGCAAGACCTTCAGGACTACATAAACCAGCTTGAGGGAACTGCCAAAAGGCTCATAAGCCAAGTAAAGGTGCCACTGAATGCACAAGCCACCACAAACTGGTTTTGGTTCAAAAATGTAAGCGACCCAAACGCACCCTTGGGCTTTTCTGGAAGCATTACCTTTAACTTTCCCGGTGGTCCTGTGGTTCTTAACTATTCATCTACAGATAGCCTAAACGATGTCGTAAACGCCATAAACGCAAACCTTGGCGGTAGCTTTTCCGCAAGCCTTATCCAGAACCCAGATGGCACTTACACAATGCGGATAACCGCCAACAACCCTTCATACACCATAGAAGACAGCAACAACCTTATCTACCGTTCTGAGCCTCTTTTTACTGGAACTGGTATAGGGGACATGGCTCTAAACCCAAACATAAACAATTATATACAGAACCTTGACTACGAAAAGGTGGATGAGTTTATGGATTTTTCAAGGGGCTGGTGGGAAGATGTAAAGGTTATATACAATGGGCTTGTGGACAGTGTGGCTTCAAGGCAGAGGGACCTAAGGACAAGGTATGACATAGAAAATGCCCTTTTGAATTCCTTGAACGCAAGGCTTCAGGAGATGCAGGGAGTTTCTGTGGATAACGAGTTTATTGAACTAATGAAACTTCAGAGGAGCTATGAAGCCCTTGCAAGAACCATAAATGCTATGGACGAGATGCTTCAGGCAACACTAAATATGGTGTGA